The following coding sequences are from one Paramormyrops kingsleyae isolate MSU_618 chromosome 21, PKINGS_0.4, whole genome shotgun sequence window:
- the LOC111847417 gene encoding protein fem-1 homolog A: MDVKTAVFNAARDGKLKLIQKLLSNKSPEELEALAEEKTQGGTPLLIASRYGHLEVVEYLLEHCKANVELGGSVNFDGETIEGAPPLWAASAAGHLPVVRTLLKHGASVNNTTLTNSTPLRAACFDGHLEIVRYLVEHRADMEVANRHGHTCLMISCYKGHKEIAKFLLERGADVNRKSVKGNTALHDCAESGSLDIMKMLLKCNARMERDGYGMTPLLAASVTGHTNIVEYLVHQPRSTREERVDALELLGATFVDKKRDLLGAMRYWRRAMELRQPGDRAGALLKPPQGPPVPAYDCAREVNSLEELEALITDPDEMRMQALLVRERILGPSHPDTSYYIRYRGAVYADSGNFERCISLWKYALDMQQSNLDPLSPMTASSFLSFAELFSFVLQDRAKGTLSTRVTFHDLMGVLSKSVREVERAVAQRDGAPEAPQFTKALAIILHLIYLLEKLDCTAEQEHHKKQTVYRLLKLNPRARNGYSPLHMAVDKETTAVGRYPVGRFPSLPVASLLLECGADVDSRDCDNNTPLHVAAANGCPDIMSVLVRAGAHFDATNAQRKAAYELLDERSAGRHALHPLNYVTLQCLAARAIEKHRLPYKGLISEEMEAFIELH, translated from the coding sequence ATGGATGTTAAAACTGCGGTTTTTAACGCGGCTAGAGATGGGAAGCTGAAACTTATACAGAAGTTGCTGAGCAACAAAAGTCCGGAGGAGTTGGAAGCGCTTGCGGAGGAGAAGACGCAGGGAGGCACCCCGCTCCTCATCGCTTCCCGGTACGGTCACCTAGAAGTGGTGGAATACCTCCTCGAGCACTGTAAGGCTAATGTGGAGCTCGGCGGCTCCGTTAACTTTGACGGCGAAACGATTGAGGGAGCGCCCCCTTTGTGGGCGGCTTCGGCCGCGGGTCACCTGCCCGTGGTGCGAACCCTGCTGAAGCACGGCGCTTCGGTAAACAACACCACGCTGACTAACTCTACACCGCTGCGTGCAGCCTGCTTCGATGGCCACCTAGAGATCGTCCGCTACCTGGTGGAACACCGCGCTGATATGGAGGTGGCTAACCGGCACGGCCACACTTGCCTGATGATTTCCTGCTACAAGGGCCACAAGGAGATTGCCAAGTTCCTGCTGGAGCGAGGTGCGGACGTCAACCGCAAGAGTGTAAAGGGCAACACTGCGCTGCACGACTGTGCGGAGTCTGGAAGCCTGGACATCATGAAGATGCTGCTGAAATGCAACGCACGCATGGAGCGTGATGGTTATGGCATGACCCCGCTGCTGGCCGCCAGCGTGACAGGCCACACCAATATCGTAGAGTACCTGGTGCACCAGCCACGCTCCACCAGGGAGGAGCGCGTTGATGCCCTTGAGCTGTTGGGTGCCACCTTTGTGGACAAGAAGCGTGACCTGCTGGGTGCCATGCGCTACTGGCGCCGTGCCATGGAGCTGCGACAGCCGGGCGACCGTGCTGGGGCCCTGCTCAAGCCACCGCAGGGGCCCCCAGTGCCCGCGTATGACTGTGCTCGGGAGGTGAACagcctggaggagctggaggcgCTCATCACTGACCCTGATGAGATGCGCATGCAAGCCCTGCTGGTTCGCGAGCGCATCTTGGGCCCCTCACACCCAGACACCTCTTACTACATCCGGTACCGCGGTGCCGTCTACGCCGACTCTGGCAACTTCGAGCGCTGCATCAGTTTATGGAAGTATGCGCTGGACATGCAGCAGAGCAACTTGGACCCACTGAGCCCCATGACGGCCAGCAGCTTCCTGTCCTTTGCCGAGCTTTTCTCCTTCGTGCTCCAGGACCGTGCCAAGGGCACTCTGTCCACGCGGGTTACCTTTCATGACCTGATGGGTGTGCTGAGTAAGAGCGTGCGCGAGGTGGAGCGGGCAGTGGCGCAGCGTGACGGCGCCCCCGAGGCACCACAGTTCACCAAGGCGCTAGCCATCATCCTGCACCTCATCTACCTGCTGGAGAAGCTGGACTGCACGGCCGAGCAAGAGCACCACAAGAAGCAGACCGTCTACCGGCTACTCAAGCTCAACCCCCGGGCCCGAAATGGCTACAGCCCATTGCACATGGCTGTCGACAAGGAGACCACAGCGGTGGGCCGCTACCCGGTGGGTCGCTTCCCGTCACTGCCGGTGGCCAGCCTGCTGCTGGAGTGTGGAGCTGACGTGGACTCGCGGGACTGCGACAACAACACGCCACTGCACGTGGCAGCTGCTAACGGTTGCCCGGATATCATGAGCGTGCTGGTGCGGGCTGGCGCCCACTTTGACGCCACCAACGCGCAGCGCAAGGCTGCCTATGAGCTGCTGGATGAGCGCAGCGCCGGCCGGCACGCGCTGCACCCCCTCAACTACGTCACCCTGCAGTGCCTGGCGGCCCGAGCCATCGAGAAGCACAGACTGCCGTACAAGGGGCTTATCTCCGAAGAGATGGAGGCCTTCATAGAGCTGCACTGA